A section of the Hypomesus transpacificus isolate Combined female chromosome 1, fHypTra1, whole genome shotgun sequence genome encodes:
- the mmgt1 gene encoding ER membrane protein complex subunit 5 has translation MASSFWKGVVGFGLFALAHAAFSAAQHRSYMRLTEKENETLPIDIVLQTFLAFVLTCYGIVHIAGEFKDMDASSELKNKTFDTLKNHPSFYLFNHRGRVLFRSPDQEASTAPNQQALPSNPLRLRKLEHLH, from the exons ATGGCTTCGTCTTTTTGGAAAGGTGTAGTCGGATTTGGTCTTTTTGCCTTGGCCCATGCAGCTTTTTCAGCGGCACAGC ATCGATCCTACATGCGTTTAACAGAAAAGGAGAATGAAACCCTACCAATAGAT ATTGTCTTGCAGACTTTTTTAGCATTTGTTTTGACGTGCTATGGTATAGTCCACATTGCTGGAGAGTTCAAAGACATGGATGCGTCATCGGAACTGAAAAACAA GACATTTGACACGTTGAAGAACCACCCGTCTTTCTACCTGTTCAACCACAGAGGCCGGGTGCTCTTCCGTAGCCCGGACCAAGAAGCTTCCACAGCCCCAAACCAACAGGCCCTGCCTTCCAATCCTCTGCGGCTACGCAAGCTGGAGCATTTGCACTGA